A region from the Vicia villosa cultivar HV-30 ecotype Madison, WI linkage group LG3, Vvil1.0, whole genome shotgun sequence genome encodes:
- the LOC131657446 gene encoding uncharacterized protein LOC131657446, translated as MIISWNVRGLNKAGKCREIAARLKKLNPDFGILVETRVKFSKKDSIRNKLGGHLSFIDNYQSHENGRLWIFWNPNKVCIKTIKVSDQFIHFSVYKPNGDFHMWGTAIYAHNTLEKRKVLWSDIESLAQISQGPWFLMGDFNNVMSVHDRIGGNPVLEHEFRDLRDMMAATGLFEKESSGDHFTWSNNQVNGIIYSRIDRVIRNVIWQQQHADSKLQIMDHGVLDHALLCLEYKMQQTPVHKSFRFPNVLLQMEGFESSVKENWCVEIEGKPMVRLWKKLKRLQQVVK; from the coding sequence ATGATCATCTCCTGGAACGTGCGAGGGTTGAATAAAGCAGGGAAATGTAGAGAGATCGCAGCCCGTCTCAAAAAACTTAACCCTGATTTTGGTATCTTGGTAGAAACCCGAGTGAAGTTTTCTAAGAAGGATAGTATTCGGAATAAGCTGGGTGGTCATTTGTCTTTTATTGACAATTACCAATCCCATGAAAATGGTAGATTGTGGATTTTCTGGAATCCTAATAAAGTTTGTATTAAGACTATCAAAGTATCCGATCAGTTTATCCATTTTAGTGTCTACAAACCTAATGGAGATTTTCATATGTGGGGGACTGCCATATATGCACACAATACGCTGGAGAAACGAAAGGTGTTGTGGTCTGATATTGAGAGTCTTGCTCAAATTTCCCAGGGGCCATGGTTTCTCATGGGGGATTTTAACAACGTGATGTCTGTACATGATAGGATTGGAGGGAACCCTGTACTAGAGCATGAGTTTAGAGATTTGAGAGATATGATGGCTGCTACAGGTCTGTTCGAGAAAGAAAGTAGTGGAGATCACTTCACATGGTCAAACAATCAAGTGAATGGGATTATCTACTCTAGAATTGACAGAGTCATTAGAAATGTGATATGGCAACAACAGCATGCTGACTCCAAATTGCAAATTATGGACCATGGAGTGTTAGACCATGCCCTGTTATGTCTGGAATACAAAATGCAGCAAACCCCAGTGCACAAAAGTTTCAGATTCCCTAATGTCCTACTACAAATGGAGGGTTTTGAGAGCTCTGTGAAGGAAAACTGGTGTGTTGAGATTGAAGGTAAACCTATGGTTAGGCTGtggaaaaaattgaaaagattgcAGCAGGTGGTAAAGTAG
- the LOC131660114 gene encoding NADP-dependent malic enzyme has protein sequence MAYENGSVGGGVKDLYGEDRATEDQTITPWSFSVASGSTLLRDPRYNKGLAFTEKERDAHYVRGLLPPALFTQDLQEKRLMHNLRQYDVPLHRYIALMDLQERNERLFYKVLINNVEELLPVVYTPTVGEACQKYGSIFRRPQGLYISLKEKGKILEVLKNWPEKTIQVIVVTDGERILGLGDLGCQGMGIPVGKLSLYTALGGVRPSSCLPITIDVGTNNEKLLNDEFYIGLRQKRATGKEYAELLDEFMHAVKQNYGEKILVQFEDFANHNAFDLLDKYSSSHLVFNDDIQGTASVVLAGLLASLKLIGGTLADHTFLFLGAGEAGTGIAELIALEISKQTKAPVEETRKKIWLVDSKGLIVSSRLQSLQHFKKPWAHDHEPVKELLDAVKAIKPTVLIGSSGVGKTFTKEVVETMASLNKKPLILALSNPTSQSECTAEEAYTWSKGKAIFASGSPFDPVKYEGKVFVPGQANNAYIFPGLGLGLIISGAIRVRDEMLLAASEALAAQVSQENYDKGLIYPPFTNIRKISANIAASVAAKTYELGLASHLPRPKDLVKYAESCMYSPGYRSYR, from the exons ATGGCTTACGAGAACGGTTCTGTCGGTGGTGGTGTTAAGGATCTATATGGTGAAGATAGAGCTACAGAAGATCAAACTATCACACCATGGAGTTTCTCTGTTGCTAGTGGAAGCACTTTGCTCAGAGATCCACGTTACAACAAAGGACTTGCTTTCACTGagaaagaaagagatgctcaTTACGTTCGTGGCCTTTTGCCTCCTGCTCTTTTCACTCAAGATCTTCAG GAAAAGAGATTAATGCATAATCTTCGCCAATATGATGTTCCTCTTCATAGGTATATAGCCTTGATGGATCTTCAG GAGAGGAATGAGAGGCTGTTTTACAAGGTTCTTATCAATAATGTCGAGGAATTGCTTCCTGTTGTTTACACTCCAACTGTtggtgaagcatgtcagaaataTGGAAGCATTTTTAGGCGTCCTCAGGGTTTATATATCAGTTTGAAGGAGaa AGGCAAGATCCTTGAGGTTCTTAAGAACTGGCCTGAAAAAACTATTCAAGTTATTGTTGTGACCGATGGTGAACGTATTCTAGGACTAGGAGATCTTGGTTGCCAG GGAATGGGAATTCCTGTTGGGAAGCTTTCTCTATATACTGCATTAGGAGGTGTTCGTCCTTCATCG TGCTTGCCTATAACGATTGATGTTGGCACAAACAATGAGAAGTTGCTGAATGACGAGTTTTACATTGGCCTTCGACAGAAGCGTGCAACTGGGAAG GAATACGCGGAGCTTCTAGACGAGTTTATGCATGCAGTTAAGCAGAACTATGGAGAGAAAATTCTTGTGCAG TTCGAAGATTTCGCCAATCATAATGCGTTCGATCTTCTGGATAAATACAGCTCGTCACATCTTGTTTTCAATGATGATATACAG GGTACAGCTTCTGTGGTATTAGCAGGATTGCTTGCTTCCCTTAAGTTAATCGGAGGAACCTTAGCTGACCACACATTCTTATTCTTGGGAGCTGGAGAG GCTGGAACTGGTATAGCAGAGTTGATAGCTCTTGAGATTTCAAAGCAG ACAAAAGCCCCTGTTGAAGAGACTCGCAAGAAGATCTGGCTTGTGGACTCCAAG GGTCTTATTGTTAGCTCTCGTCTGCAATCTCTTCAGCACTTCAAAAAGCCTTGGGCTCATGATCATGAACCTGTGAAGGAGCTTCTAGATGCTGTCAAG GCAATTAAGCCGACCGTATTGATTGGATCATCTGGAGTAGGAAAGACATTTACCAAGGAGGTTGTTGAAACCATGGCATCCTTGAATAAG AAACCTCTCATTCTTGCACTCTCCAACCCAACTTCACAATCTGAGTGCACAGCTGAAGAAGCTTATACATGGAGCAAG GGTAAAGCAATTTTTGCTAGTGGAAGTCCATTCGATCCTGTTAAATATGAAGGAAAAGTTTTTGTTCCTGGACAG GCCAACAATGCTTACATCTTTCCTGGCTTGGGTTTGGGTTTGATCATCTCTGGTGCAATCCGTGTGCGCGACGAGATGCTCTTGGCAGCCT CTGAAGCTTTGGCTGCACAGGTATCACAGGAGAACTATGATAAGGGGCTGATTTACCCTCCATTCACAAATATCAGAAAGATATCAGCCAACATTGCTGCCAGTGTTGCGGCTAAGACATATGAACTTG GTCTAGCTTCTCATTTACCTCGACCAAAGGATCTTGTCAAATACGCAGAAAGTTGCATGTATAGCCCAGGCTATAGAAGCTACCGTTAA
- the LOC131660116 gene encoding uncharacterized protein LOC131660116, whose product MDNSTDDEIEDEFQIEQFLYEVEEQFNNPFLHFPPPSPPSSSSSQDQPNDIAIASPAEFTFNTSIASLHTYLGDVEDTRHRTAFLDGGAILNIPLFCLQGVVLFPGATLPLRVTVSRFVTAIERALSHVPHTIAVIRVHRETGIFTMKAASIGTTAVIRQYGRLEDGSLNVVTRGQQRFHLRRCWNDVDGVPYGEVQIIEEDLPLRTPRDAFGKSASSCNMLSSRVKMHGLKNGENDSKANSDEGFDSELSPMESKIHLSDSASEMMDVLANSSDQEIRSNLDSSIGICSTSGKLSSKEELNNKPSHIISKAFLPHWVYRMYDSYWLAQKAADMWKQIVGVPSMDSLIKKPDVLSFHIASKIPVSESTRQELLDIDGIVYRLRREIELLESIDLVRCKICQTTIAKRSDMLVMSNEGPLGAYVNPDGYVHEIMTLYKANGLALMGPAVTEYSWFPGYAWTIAICTTCRTQMGWLFTTTNKKLRPASFWGIRSCQLAEEIRRNV is encoded by the exons ATGGACAATAGCACCGATGATGAGATCGAGGACGAATTTCAGATCGAGCAATTCCTCTACGAAGTCGAAGAACAATTCAACAACCCCTTCCTCCACTTCCCCCCTCCCTCTCCACCATCCTCCTCCTCTTCCCAAGACCAACC TAACGACATTGCAATCGCTTCACCCGCCGAATTCACTTTCAATACCAGCATCGCCTCTTTGCACACATACCTCGGTG ATGTGGAAGACACGCGCCACCGGACTGCTTTTTTGGACGGCGGAGCTATATTGAACATTCCACTGTTTTGTCTTCAAG GAGTTGTACTCTTTCCTGGGGCCACTCTTCCCCTTAGGGTTACTGTTTCTCGTTTTGTGACTGCTATTGAGAGAGCTTTAAGTCATGTTCCTCATACCATTGCTGTG ATTCGGGTTCATAGGGAGACTGGAATTTTTACGATGAAAGCGGCAAGCATTGGGACAACTGCAGTG ATTCGGCAATATGGGCGTCTAGAAGATGGTTCGCTGAATGTGGTGACCCGTGGACAACAACGATTTCACCTAAGGCGGTGTTGGAATGATGTGGACGGAGTG CCTTATGGAGAGGTCCAAATTATCGAGGAAGATTTACCATTGAGAACtccaagggatgcttttggcaaATCAGCATCATCATGTAATATGCTTTCCAGCCGTGTTAAAATGCATGGCTTAAAAAACGGGGAAAATGATTCAAAAGCAAATTCAGATGAGGGTTTTGACAGTGAGCTTTCACCAATGGAAAGTAAAATCCACCTATCTGATTCTGCATCTGAAATGATGGATGTATTAGCAAACAGTAGTGATCAGGAAATAAGGTCCAATTTGGATTCGAGCATTGGGATCTGTTCCACTTCTGGAAAGCTGTCATCCAAAGAAGAGCTTAATAATAAACCATCACATATAATTTCAAAAGCATTCTTACCCCACTGGGTATATCGTATGTATGACTCCTATTGGCTTGCACAAAAGGCTGCAG ATATGTGGAAGCAAATAGTCGGGGTTCCTAGTATGGATAGTCTCATCAAGAAGCCTGATGTTTTATCATTTCATATCGCCAGTAAAATACCTGTTTCTGAATCTACAAGGCAAGAGCTTTTAGACATCGATGGCATCGTATATAGGTTGCGCCGGGAAATTGAATTACTAGAGAGCATTGATCTTGTCCGATGTAAAATATGCCAA ACTACAATTGCAAAACGAAGTGATATGTTGGTGATGTCAAATGAGGGTCCTCTTGGTGCCTATGTAAATCCCGACGGTTATGTACACGAGATAATGACTCTTTACAAAGCCAATGGTTTAGCTCTCATGGGGCCAGCAGTTACAGAATACAGCTGGTTTCCCGG ATATGCATGGACAATTGCTATTTGTACCACATGTAGAACCCAAATGGGATGGCTTTTTACAACCACCAACAAAAAACTGAGGCCTGCTTCATTTTGGGGTATTCGGAGCTGTCAACTTGCCGAAGAAATACGCCGAAACGTTTAG